One stretch of Nomascus leucogenys isolate Asia chromosome 9, Asia_NLE_v1, whole genome shotgun sequence DNA includes these proteins:
- the NAV1 gene encoding neuron navigator 1 isoform X6 codes for MLHLPLPRSGRTVNFPRSWDESSSISSGLSDASDNLSSEEFNASSSLNSLPTTPTASRRNSTIVLRTDSEKRSLAESGLSWFSESEEKAPKKLEYDSGSLKMEPGTSKWRRERPESCDDSSKGGELKKPISLGHPGSLKKGKTPPVAVTSPITHTAQSALKVAGKPEGKATDKGKLAVKNTGLQRSSSDAGRDRLSDAKKPPSGIARPSTSGSFGYKKPPPATGTATVMQTGSSATLSKIQKSSGIPVKPVNGRKTSLDVSNSAEPGFLAPGARSNIQYRSLPRPAKSSSMSVTGGRGGPRPVSSSIDPSLLSTKQGGLTPSRLKEPTKVASGRTTPAPVNQTDREKEKAKAKAVALDSDNISLKSIGSPESTPKNQASHPTATKLAELPPTPLRATAKSFVKPPSLANLDKVNSNSLDLPSSSDTTHASKVPDLHATSSASGGPLPSCFTPSPAPILNINSASFSQGLELMSGFSVPKETRMYPKLSGLHRSMESLQMPMSLPSAFPSSTPVPTPPAPPAAPTEEETEELTWSGSPRAGQLDSNQRDRNTLPKKGLRYQLQSQEETKERRHSHTIGGLPESDDQSELPSPPALPMSLSAKGQLTNIVSPTAATTPRITRSNSIPTHEAAFELYSGSQMGSTLSLAERPKGMIRSGSFRDPTDDVHGSVLSLASSASSTYSSAEERMQSEQIRKLRRELESSQEKVATLTSQLSANANLVAAFEQSLVNMTSRLRHLAETAEEKDTELLDLRETIDFLKKKNSEAQAVIQGALNASETTPKELRIKRQNSSDSISSLNSITSHSSIGSSKDADAKKKKKKSWLRSSFNKAFSIKKGPKSASSYSDIEEIATPDSSAPSSPKLQHGSTETASPSIKSSTSSSVGTDVTEGPAHPAPHTRLFHANEEEEPEKKEVSELRSELWEKEMKLTDIRLEALNSAHQLDQLRETMHNMQLEVDLLKAENDRLKVAPGPSSGSTPGQVPGSSAISSPRRSLGLALTHSFSPSLADTDLSPMDGISTCGPKEEVTLRVVVRMPPQHIIKGDLKQQEFFLGCSKVSGKVDWKMLDEAVFQVFKDYISKMDPASTLGLSTESIHGYSISHVKRVLDAEPPEMPPCRRGVNNISVSLKGLKEKCVDSLVFETLIPKPMMQHYISLLLKHRRLVLSGPSGTGKTYLTNRLAEYLVERSGREVTEGIVSTFNMHQQSCKDLQLYLSNLANQIDRETGIGDVPLVILLDDLSEAGSISELVNGALTCKYHKCPYIIGTTNQPVKMTPNHGLHLSFRMLTFSNNVEPANGFLVRYLRRKLVESDSDINANKEELLRVLDWVPKLWYHLHTFLEKHSTSDFLIGPCFFLSCPIGIEDFRTWFIDLWNNSIIPYLQEGAKDGIKVHGQKAAWEDPVEWVRDTLPWPSAQQDQSKLYHLPPPTVGPHSIASPPEDRTVKDSTPSSLDSDPLMAMLLKLQEAANYIESPDRETILDPNLQATL; via the exons CTGGGATGAAAGCAGCTCCATCAGTAGTGGACTCAGCGATGCCTCAGACAATCTCAGTTCAGAAGAATTCAATGCCAGCTCCTCACTCAACTCCCTCCCAACCACTCCCACTGCTTCTCGCAGGAACTCAACAATAGTG ctACGCACAGACTCAGAGAAGCGCTCACTGGCAGAAAGTGGGCTGAGCTGGTTTAGTGAATCAGAGGAGAAGGCCCCTAAAAAACTGGAGTACGACAGTGGTAGCCTGAAGATGGAACCTGGGACTTCTAAGTGGCGGAGGGAGCGGCCTGAGAGCTGTGATGATTCATCCAAGGGTGGAGAACTGAAAAAGCCCATCAGCCTGGGCCACCCTGGTTCCCTGAAGAAGGGCAAGACCCCACCTGTGGCTGTAACTTCCCCCATCACTCACACAGCTCAGAGTGCCCTCAAAGTCGCAG GCAAACCTGAGGGCAAAGCTACAGACAAGGGTAAGCTTGCAGTGAAGAATACTGGACTCCAACGCTCCTCCTCTGATGCTGGTCGGGACCGCCTGAGTGATGCTAAGAAGCCCCCCTCGGGCATTGCCCGCCCCTCCACTTCGGGATCCTTTGGCTACAAGAAGCCTCCTCCTGCCACAGGCACAGCCACTGTCATGCAAACTGGTAGTTCAGCCACTCTCAGCAAGATCCAGAAGTCCTCAGGCATCCCTGTCAAGCCAGTAAATGGGCGCAAGACTAGCTTAGATGTTTCCAACAGCGCAGAGCCAGGATTCCTGGCTCCTGGAGCCCGTTCTAACATCCAGTACCGCAGCCTGCCCCGGCCAGCCAAGTCAAGTTCTATGAGCGTGACCGGTGGGCGGGGTGGACCTCGCCCTGTGAGCAGCAGCATTGACCCCAGTCTCCTCAGCACCAAGCAGGGAGGCCTTACACCTTCCAGACTGAAGGAGCCTACCAAGGTAGCCAGTGGGCGGACCACTCCAGCCCCTGTCAATCAGACAGATCGGGAAAAAGAGAAGGCCAAAGCCAAGGCAGTGGCCTTGGACTCAGACAACATCTCCTTGAAGAGTATTGGCTCCCCAGAAAGTACTCCCAAGAACCAAGCAAGCCACCCCACAGCCACCAAGCTGGCAGAGCTGCCACCAACCCCTCTCAG GGCCACAGCGAAGAGCTTTGTCAAACCACCCTCACTAGCCAATCTTGACAAGGTCAACTCCAACAGTCTGGATCTACCATCATCCAGTGATACCACCCATGCTTCAAAGGTCCCAGATCTGCATGCTACAAGCTCAGCATCTGGGGGCCCTCTCCCTTCCTGCTTCACCCCTAGTCCGGCACCCATCCTCAATATTAACTCAGCCAGCTTCTCCCAGGGCCTGGAGCTAATGAGTGGTTTCAGTGTGCCAAAAGAGACCCGCATGTACCCCAAACTCTCAGGCCTGCACAGGAGCATGGAGTCCCTCCAGATGCCAATGAGCCTGCCTAGTGCCTTCCCCAGCAGTACTCCCGTCCCCACCCCACCTGCTCCCCCTGCTGCTCCCACAGAAGAAGAGACGGAAGAGCTGACTTGGAGTGGAAGCCCCAGAGCTGGGCAACTGGACAG TAATCAGCGGGATCGGAACACTCTTCCCAAGAAAGGGCTCAG GTACCAGCTTCAGTCCCAGGAGGAGACCAAGGAGAGGCGACATTCCCATACCATTGGTGGGCTGCCTGAATCTGATGACCAGTCAGAGCTGCCTTCTCCCCCTGCACTTCCTATGTCTTTGAGTGCAAAGGGCCAACTTACCAACATAG TGAGTCCCACTGCGGCCACCACGCCAAGAATCACCCGCTCCAACAGCATCCCCACCCACGAGGCGGCCTTCGAGCTGTACAGCGGCTCCCAAATGGGGAGCACCCTGTCCCTGGCCGAGAGACCCAAGGGAATGATTCGGTCAGGATCCTTCCGAGACCCCACGGACGATG TTCACGGCTCAGTGCTGTCCCTGGCCTCCAGTGCCTCCTCCACCTACTCCTCA GCTGAGGAGAGGATGCAATCTGAG CAAATCCGGAAGCTTCGTAGGGAACTGGAATCATCCCAGGAAAAAGTGGCCACCTTGACGTCTCAGCTTTCTGCCAAT GCTAATCTGGTGGCTGCTTTCGAGCAGAGCCTGGTGAATATGACATCCCGCCTGCGACACCTGGCAGAGACGGCCGAGGAGAAG GACACTGAGCTGCTGGATTTGCGAGAAACCATAGactttctgaagaaaaagaaCTCTGAGGCCCAGGCAGTCATTCAGGGAGCCCTTAATGCCTCAGAAACCACACCCAAAG AACTTCGGATCAagagacaaaactcctcagataGCATCTCAAGCCTCAACAGCATCACTAGCCATTCCAGCATTGGCAGCAGCAAGGATGCTGATgcgaaaaagaagaaaaaaaagagttgg CTTCGAAGTTCCTTCAACAAAGCGTTCAGTATAAAAAAGGGGCCCAAGTCAGCTTCCTCATACTCGGATATAGAGGAGATTGCTACACCCGACTCCTCAGCCCCCTCATCCCCCAAACTACAGCATGGTTCTACGGAGACTGCTTCACCCTCCATCAAGTCCTCCACCTCATCCTCCGTGGGCACTGATGTCACCGA GGGCCCTGCTCACCCAGCCCCCCACACTAGGCTGTTCCATGCgaatgaggaggaggagccagagaAGAAGGAGGTATCGGAGCTGCGCTCTGAGCTGtgggagaaggaaatgaagcTTACAGACATCCGCTTGGAGGCCCTCAACTCTGCCCACCAACTGGATCAGCTTAGGGAGACCATGCACAACATGCAG TTGGAGGTGGACCTGCTGAAAGCAGAGAATGACCGACTGAAGGTAGCCCCAGGCCCCTCATCAGGCTCCACGCCAGGGCAGGTCCCTGGATCATCTGCGATATCTTCCCCGCGCCGCTCCCTGGGCCTGGCACTCACCCATTCCTTCAGCCCCAGTCTTGCAGACACAG ACCTGTCACCCATGGATGGCATCAGTACTTGTGGTCCAAAGGAGGAAGTGACCCTCCGGGTGGTGGTGAGGATGCCCCCACAGCACATCATCAAAGGG GACTTGAAGCAGCAGGAATTCTTCCTGGGCTGTAGCAAGGTCAGTGGAAAAGTTGACTGGAAGATGCTGGATGAAGCTGTTTTCCAAGTGTTCAAG GACTATATTTCTAAAATGGACCCAGCCTCTACCCTGGGACTAAGCACTGAGTCCATCCATGGCTACAGCATCAGCCACGTGAAACGAGTGTTGGATGCAGAGCCCCCCGAGATGCCTCCTTGCCGTCGAGGTGTCAATAACATATCAGTCTCTCTCAAAG GTCTGAAGGAGAAATGCGTCGACAGCCTGGTGTTTGAGACGCTGATCCCCAAACCGATGATGCAGCACTACATAAGCCTCCTGCTGAAGCACCGGCGCCTCGTCCTCTCGGGCCCCAGTGGCACAGGCAAGACCTACCTGACCAATCGCTTGGCCGAATACCTGGTGGAGCGCTCTGGCCGTGAGGTCACGGAGGGCATCGTCAGCACCTTCAACATGCACCAGCAGTCTTGCAAG GATCTGCAACTGTATCTTTCCAACCTAGCCAACCAGATAGACCGGGAAACAGGAATTGGGGATGTGCCCCTGGTGATCCTATTGGATGACCTGAGTGAAGCAGGCTCCATCAGTGAGTTGGTCAATGGGGCCCTCACCTGCAAGTATCATAAATG TCCCTATATTATAGGTACCACCAATCAGCCTGTAAAAATGACACCCAACCATGGCTTGCACTTGAGCTTCAG GATGTTGACCTTCTCCAACAATGTGGAGCCAGCCAATGGCTTCCTGGTTCGTTACCTGAGGAGGAAGCTGGTAGAGTCAGACAGCGACATCAATGCCAACAAGGAAGAACTGCTTCGGGTGCTCGACTGGGTACCCAAGCTGTGGTATCATCTCCACACCTTCCTTGAGAAGCACAGCACCTCAGACTTCCTCATCG GCCCTTGCTTCTTTCTATCCTGTCCCATTGGCATTGAGGACTTCCGGACCTGGTTCATTGACCTGTGGAACAACTCTATCATTCCCTATCTACAGGAAGGAGCCAAGGATGGGATCAAG